A window of Bacteroidales bacterium contains these coding sequences:
- a CDS encoding ATPase, with protein sequence MNNKVAIPIEGGRLSAHFGHCEQFYFADIENGKIVKEETITSPEHQPGVYPVWVKQQGANAVIAGGIGWKAKDLFAQENIMVYDGMSALTDEPRKLVELFIDNKLPILVDTCKHDHSNHKCNN encoded by the coding sequence ATGAATAATAAAGTAGCTATTCCTATTGAAGGAGGGCGCTTGAGTGCCCATTTTGGACATTGTGAGCAATTTTATTTTGCAGATATCGAAAACGGAAAAATTGTGAAAGAGGAAACTATAACTTCCCCAGAACATCAGCCCGGAGTTTATCCTGTTTGGGTGAAACAGCAAGGAGCTAATGCTGTTATTGCAGGAGGAATTGGTTGGAAAGCAAAAGATTTGTTTGCTCAAGAAAATATCATGGTTTATGACGGAATGTCAGCTCTTACAGATGAACCACGGAAATTGGTTGAATTATTTATTGATAATAAATTGCCAATTCTAGTAGATACATGTAAACACGATCATTCTAATCATAAATGCAATAATTAA
- a CDS encoding DUF5320 domain-containing protein — protein sequence MPNFDGTGPNKNGSGQGRRMRRNLNTNQSGQDFVCCGRGRRVRQNRGQGRGLGRCINNVNTGSNE from the coding sequence ATGCCAAATTTTGATGGAACAGGACCAAATAAAAATGGTTCAGGACAAGGAAGAAGAATGAGAAGAAATCTCAATACTAATCAATCAGGACAAGATTTTGTATGTTGCGGCAGAGGTCGCAGAGTTAGACAAAACAGAGGTCAAGGTCGTGGTTTAGGAAGATGTATTAACAATGTAAATACAGGGAGCAATGAATAA
- a CDS encoding dinitrogenase iron-molybdenum cofactor biosynthesis protein: MKIAVASTGNTMDSMVDARFGRCVWFLIYDTETKSHNFLKNPAAEAQEGAGPVAVKFIAEQKVQKVVSGEFGVKVRPLLEELGIEMITNKESGKRVSEIINLFNH; encoded by the coding sequence ATGAAAATAGCAGTTGCAAGTACGGGTAATACAATGGACAGCATGGTTGATGCTCGTTTTGGACGTTGTGTGTGGTTTCTTATCTATGATACGGAAACAAAGTCGCATAATTTCCTGAAGAATCCTGCGGCTGAGGCACAAGAAGGTGCTGGACCTGTCGCAGTAAAATTTATCGCTGAGCAAAAAGTACAAAAAGTTGTGTCAGGCGAGTTTGGGGTAAAGGTTAGACCTTTGCTCGAAGAATTGGGAATCGAAATGATAACCAATAAAGAATCTGGAAAACGCGTAAGCGAAATAATAAATTTGTTTAATCACTAA